The genomic region GCGGCTGATCAGGATTTGATCGCCGGCACGAGCGTTGGTAAGACCGTCAGGCGCTAGCCAGTTTCCGGGATTCACACCTGACATGTCCGATTTTCGCGGCGTCTTCCCTTATCTCGTCTCTCCCGTCGCTGCCGATGGCGCGGTGCGGACGAACGTCCTCGCAAAGCTCTGCGACGATCTGATCGGCGCGGGCGTCCACGGTCTGACCCCGCTCGGCTCGACCGGCGAGTTCGCCTATCTCAACGCCGCCCAACGCACCGCGGTCGTGCAGACCACGATCGAGGCGGCAAGGGGACGTGTGCCTGTTGTCGCGGGCGTCGCCTCCACCTCGACGGCAGATGCGGTGGCGCAGGCGAAGGCGTATCAGAAGCTCGGCGCCGACGGCATTCTGGCGATCCTGGAAGCGTATTTCCCGCTCGCCGACGCCCAGATCGAATCCTATTTCCGCGCCATCGCGGATGCCGTGGACATCCCCGTCGTCATCTATACCAATCCGCAATTCCAGCGCTCCGATCTCACCCTCGAAATCATCGCGCGCCTCGCCGAACATCCGCGCATCGGCTACATCAAGGACGCCTCGACCAACACCGGCCGGCTGCTCTCGATCATGAACCGCTGCGGCGATGCCTTGCGGGTGTTCTCCGCCTCCGCCCATATCCCGGCCGCGGTGATGCTGATCGGCGGCCTCGGCTGGATGGCGGGCCCCGCCTGCATCATTCCGCGCCAGAGCGTCGCGCTCTACGACCTCTGCAAGGCCGGCCGCTGGGACGAGGCGATGGCGCTCCAGCGCAGGCTGTGGCGCATCAACGAAGCTTTTGCCCGCTTCAACCTGGCGGCCTGCATCAAGGCCGGCTTGGCCATCCAGGGGTACGACGTCGGCGATCCTGTCCCGCCGCAGGCCGCTCTCACCGCCGATGCGCGCAAGGTCGTAGAAGCGGCATTGCGGGAGCTGGCGTAGCGGTTTGTCACGCGGCAATGGGCCCCGGCACGGGCAGCGGAAACCGTCCTTAGCTGCCCGATTCGAGAAACTTCCATTCATTTTCGACGTTGCTGCGTGAGCTGGCTCTGTCACCTCCCGGCATGTGCATTCGAGAGATCGTCTTCAGCATACGACACGGTGATCACTGATGAATCGTCGCTACGCAATCATTGCGGCGGCTTTTGCCGCCCTGCTGCTCGTGGTAACTGCCGTGAAGGTCCAGCATGCGCCATGGACAACCCCCTCCGCGCGCGCCGTCGAGCAACGTGGTCCGCTGTCCGAGGCCGAAAGGGCCACCATCGACATCTTCGAACGAGTGTCGCCCTCGGTTGTCCAGGTTGCGGTGAGATCGGCCGCTACTCCTGTCATGGGAGAGGAGGGGCAGGGCGGCGCTTCCGGCACGGGATTTGTCTGGGACCGCGACGGGCATCTCGTCACGAACAACCATGTCGTGGCCAATGGCGGCGAGATCGCGGTGCGCTTTGCGTCGGGAGAGGTGGCTCGGGTTGATCTGATCGGCACCGCCCCCAATTACGATCTTGCGGTCCTGCGGATCCGCAGCGTGCGCGAGCTTCCACCGCAGGTGGCTCTCGGCAGCTCGACCGACCTGAAAGTCGGGCAATCCGCGTTTGCGATCGGCAATCCTTTCGGGCTAGATCAGTCGATGACGAGCGGCATCATCAGTGCCCTCAAGCGGAGGCTTCCGACCCATGGCGGCCGGGAGATTGCCAATGTCATCCAGACGGATGCCGCAATCAACCCGGGCAATTCAGGCGGGCCGCTGCTGGACTCCGCCGGCCGGCTGATCGGCGTCACGACTGCGATCATATCGCCGTCCGGCTCGAATGCGGGCATCGGTTTCGCGGTGCCGGTGGACGTCGTGAACCGGATTGTCCCCGAGCTCATTCGCAATGGCCGCGTGCCGACGCCCGGCATCGGCATCGTCGCCGCCAGCGAGGATGTGTCGACGCGGCTTGGCGTCCAAGGGGTGATCGTGGTCCGGACAGCCCCCGGCAGCCCTGCGGAACAGGCGGGGATTCGCGGTGTCAACTTGTCGACTGGAACGGTCGGAGACATCATCACCGCGGTGGAAGGCAAGCCGGTGCGGCGGCTCTCCGACCTGACTGATGCGCTCGAGCAGGCCGGTGCCGGTAAGACCGTTCGCCTCACGGTAAAGCGGGATTCGGACACCCGTGATATCAATGTGGGCATCATCGACATAGAGCGCTCCTGACCCGGCAATCTGCGGCCAAAGCGGGCGTGACACGCAATGCAGATGTGCCGCGGCTCGGTTGTATCGACCGCAAAATCGGCTAAAACCCCCGCGGTCGTTTTCTGGGTTTCAAGGACATGGTGGAATGAACATTCTTCCCGGCAATTTGCGTTTCGGAGCGGGGCAGCCCGTCAAGCGTTTGGAAGATCAGCGACTGCTCACCGGGAAGGGGCAGTTCATCGACGACAAGCCGGAAGATGGCGCGCTGTGGTTGTACCTGCTGCGCTCGCCGCATGCCCACGCGAAGATCGTCTCGATCGACACCGGCGCCGCCACTGCGATGCCCGGCGTGACCGCGGTGTACACCGGCGCCGACCTCGTCAAGGACGACATCGGCGTCATCCCGACCTTGAGCATCTTCAAGCGTCCCGACGGCAAGCCGATGACGGTGCCGCCACGCCGCCTGCTGGCGCACGACATCGTGCGCTATGCCGGCGAGGCGGTGGCCGCCGTGGTGGCCTCCTCGCGTGCTGACGCGCAGAGCGCAGCCGAAGCGATCGTGGTCGAATATGACGTGCAGCCGGCGGTGGTCGATCCGGTCGAGGCGGTCAAGCCCGGCGCGCCCGTGGTGTGGCCGGAGGCACCCGACAACATCGTCGGCGCGATGGCTTACGGCGATGCCGCCAAGGTGGACGAGGCTTTTGCCAGCGCGGCGCATACCGTCGTGCTAGATCTCGTCAGCCAGCGCCTCGTGCCGTCGGCCATGGAGCCGCGCTCGACCATTGCCGAGATCGACAAGACGTCCGGCCGCCTTCTGCTGCATGTGCAGTCGCAGACGCCCGCCTCGACCCGCGACGTGCTGGCCGAGGCCGTGCTGAAGCGTCCCAAGGACAGCGTTCGCGTGCTGGTCGGCGATATCGGCGGCGGCTTTGGCCAGAAGACCAACCTCTATCCCGAGGACGGCATAGTCGCCTATGCCGCGACCAAGCTGAACAGGAAGATCCGCTGGCGCGGCGACCGCACCGACGAATTCGTCGGTGGCACCCACGGCCGCGATCTTACCTCGACAGCTTCCTTCGCGCTCGACGAGAAGGGCAAGGTGCTGGCCTACCGCGTCAGCTCGATCGGCTGCACCGGCGCGTATTCCTCAGGCGCGGCCAACATCATCCCGCTGGTGCTGGGGCCGTTCGTGCAGACCGGCGTCTACGATTTGCCGCTGGTACATTTCGAGGTGAAGTCGGTGATGACCCACACCGCGCCGGTCGGCGCTTATCGCGGTGCAGGCCGCCCGGAGGCCGTGTTCATCGTCGAGCGCCTGTTCGACGCGGCTGCACGAAAAATCGGCATGGATCCGCGCGCGATCCGGAAAGCGAATTACATCAAGCCGGCGCAACTGCCCTATACGAATGCTGCGGGGCAGGTTTACGATTCCGGCGCCTTCGCGCACATGCTCGATCGCGCCGTGAAGCTTGCGGATTGGGACGGCTTTGCCGCGCGCAAGAAGGCGGCGAAGAAGAAGGGCCTGCTCTACGGCCGCGGGCTCACCTCCTATATCGAGTGGACCGGCGGCCGCGCCCACACCGAGAAGGTCAGCCTGCACGCGACCGCGCAGGGCCGCGTCGTCCTGCATTCCGGCACCATGGCGATGGGGCAGGGGTTGCAGACCACTTACACGCAGATGATCTCCGACACGCTCGGCATTGCCATGGACAAGATCGACGTGGTCCAGGGCGATACCGATCTGGCGACGGGCTTCGGCAGCGTCGGGTCGCGTTCGCTGTTCGTCGGCGGCACGGCGGTCGCTGTCTCCTCCAACGATCTGATTCAGAAGGCGCGTGAGAAGGCGGCGAACGTGCTGGAGACCTCGATCGAGGACATCGAATACCAGGGCGGCATGCTCACGGTGGTCGGCACCGACCGCCGCATCAGCCTGTTCGATCTGGCCGAGAAGGAAGGCGGCGCAAAGCTCAGCGTCGATTCCGAAGGCGAGGTCGATGGTCCGAGTTGGCCGAACGGCACCCATATCTGCGAGGTCGAGATCGATCCCGAGACCGGCGTCTCCAAGGTCGTGCGCTACACCACCGTGGACGACGTCGGTGTCGCCGTGAACCCGATGCTGGTCACCGGCCAGATCCATGGCGGCGTGGCGCAGGGTATCGGCCAGGCGCTGTATGAGGGGGTGTCCTATGATGCCGACGGCCAGCTGCTCACCGCGAGCTACCAGGACTATTGCATCCCGCGCGCCGACGACGTTCCGCCGATCGTGGTGACGCTCGACGATTCCGCGCCCTGTCGCACCAATCCGCTCGGCGCCAAGGGCTGCGGCGAATCCGGCGCCATCGGTGGCCCCCCTTGCGTCACCAACGGTGTGATGGATGCGCTCGCCGAGCTCGGCATCACCCAGCTCAACACGCCCCTGACGCCGCAGAAGATCTGGCAGGCGATCCGGGATGCGAAGGTGGGCGGTTAGCGGCCATTGTCGTGCTGGCTGTCGCCACAAATCCAACTCGTCGTCCCGGCCTTCGCCGGGACGACAGTGAGACCGGGACGACAGTGAGAATGTAGCGCCAGTGCCCCTCAGATCCCCAACATCATCTTCGCAATAATATCGCGCTGGATCTCCGAGGTGCCGCCGAAGATCGTATAGGCGCGGCCGTTGAGATATTCCGGCATCACCGTCAGCATCTCCTCCGGCATCGCCTGCTCGTGGTTGAGCTTGTAGAGCGGGCGCATCGGCTCGACCGCGAGGGCGTCATGGCCGATGACGTCGGCGCCGAGCCGGGTCACGGCCTGGCGGATCTCGCTGTTGCGCAGCTTCAGGATCGACGACACCGCACCGGGATTCTGTCCGGTCTGCAGCGCCGACAGCACGCGCAGCTCGGTCATCTCCAGCGCGTCGATATCGACCTCGACTTCGGAGATGCGCGTCGCGATGTCGGGACTGTCGATCGCGCGGCCCGTCAGATCGGACTCGGCAAGCTCCGCGATCGCCTTCAGCCCCTCGCGCAGCTTCGCCGAGGCGATGCCGGAGCCGCGCTCGAACTCGAGCAGATACTTGCCGTAGGTCCAGCCCTTGCCTTCCTCGCCGACGCGGTTCGCCACGGGAACGCGCACGTCGTCGAAGAACACCTGGTTGACCTCGTGGTCGCCGCCGATGGTGAGGATGGGGCGCGTCGTGATGCCCGGTGTCTTCATGTCGATCAGAATGAAGCTGATGCCGTCCTGCTGCCGCGGGCCGTCGCTGGTGCGCACCAGCGCGAACATGCGGTTGGCGTGGTGGGCATGCGTCGTCCAGATCTTGGTGCCGTTGATGATGTAGTCGTCGCCATCGCGCACGGCGCGCGTCTTCAGCGAGGAGAGGTCGGAGCCGGAGCCCGGCTCGGAATAGCCCTGGCACCAATAATCCTCACCGGACAGAATGCGCGGCAGGTAGAAGTTCTTCTGCTCGGGCGAGCCGAAACCGATGATGACGGGCCCGACCATCTTCACGCCCATCACATTGACATTGGGCACGCCGGCCCGCGCGCTTTCAGTCTCGAAGATCCAGCGCTGCGCCGGGGTCCAATCCGGCCCGCCATGCTCGACCGGCCAGCCCGGCGCGCCCCAGCCTTGCTTGTGCAGCGTGCGCTGCCAGGCCATGCCGATATCGGGGTCGGAGAACACCGACGGCGTCAGCGCGGTCGCGCGCTTCATCTCCTCGGTGAGGTTTCTGGCAATGAAGCCGCGCACCTCGTCCTGGAAGGCGCGCTCCTCGGCATTGAACGACAGGTCCATGATGCGCTCCTTGTGTCAGGCCGGCACGGTGGGGCGGCCAAGCAGGGCGTGGCGGCCATAATGGTGCGCGCTGCCGCCGAACAACGTGTCGAACGCGACCAGCCGCTTGAAATAAGCGCCGACCTCGAGCTCCTCGGTGACGCCCATGCCGCCGTGAAGCTGGATCGACTGCTCGCCGACGAAACGCGCGGATTTGCCGATCTTCGCCTTCGCGCCCGATGCGGCCCGCGCGCGCTCGACCGGATCGGCGTCGAGCTTCAGCGCGGCGCGCAGCGCCATCGAGCGCGCTTCGTCGACCTGGACCGCCATGTCGGCGAGGCGGTGGCGGATCACCTGGTTGGCGGCGAGCGGCCGGCCGAATTGCTTCCGGATTTTTGTGTACTCCAGCGTAGTATCCAGCAGTACCTGCATGATGCCGACGGCCTCGGCGCCAAGCGCAGCCATGGCGCGATCAACAGCCCATTCGATTGCCGGCAGCGCGTCATGCCCGTTGCCGAGCAAGGCATCCTCCGGCAGTTGCGCGTCCGACAGTTCGATGTTGCAGGCCCGCCCGCCGCCGAGGCGCTCGTAGTCGGAGATCGCAACATTCGGCGTCGTCGCCGAGACTAGAAACAGGCCGATCCGCGTCGATGGCCCCTGATGATCATGGATATGCCCGGAGACGATGATCTCGTCGGCGGCATGGCCGTCGAGCACGGCAATCTTGCTGCCGGCAAGGCGCCAACCTTGGCCCGTCTTGGTCGCGGTCGTCGCGACCCTAGCAAGATCGAACCGCGCCGCGCGCTCGGAATGCGCGAGCGCGAGCTTCAACGATCCGTCCGCGATCTTCGGCAGGATGGCCTGCTTCTGCGCCATGCTGCCGCATCGCTCGATCAACGCGGCGCCAAGCACGACCGACGCGATATACGGCTCCGACACAAGCCCGCGGCCGAAGGCTTCCATCAAAATGCCGATCTCGACCGCGCTGCCGCCGAGCCCGCCACACTCCTCCGCGATCGGCAGCGCCAGCCAGCCCAGTTCTGCGAATTGTTTCCACACCGCCGGACTGAAGCCGAGCGGATCGTTCGCCATCTTGCGGCG from Bradyrhizobium lupini harbors:
- a CDS encoding xanthine dehydrogenase family protein molybdopterin-binding subunit, translating into MNILPGNLRFGAGQPVKRLEDQRLLTGKGQFIDDKPEDGALWLYLLRSPHAHAKIVSIDTGAATAMPGVTAVYTGADLVKDDIGVIPTLSIFKRPDGKPMTVPPRRLLAHDIVRYAGEAVAAVVASSRADAQSAAEAIVVEYDVQPAVVDPVEAVKPGAPVVWPEAPDNIVGAMAYGDAAKVDEAFASAAHTVVLDLVSQRLVPSAMEPRSTIAEIDKTSGRLLLHVQSQTPASTRDVLAEAVLKRPKDSVRVLVGDIGGGFGQKTNLYPEDGIVAYAATKLNRKIRWRGDRTDEFVGGTHGRDLTSTASFALDEKGKVLAYRVSSIGCTGAYSSGAANIIPLVLGPFVQTGVYDLPLVHFEVKSVMTHTAPVGAYRGAGRPEAVFIVERLFDAAARKIGMDPRAIRKANYIKPAQLPYTNAAGQVYDSGAFAHMLDRAVKLADWDGFAARKKAAKKKGLLYGRGLTSYIEWTGGRAHTEKVSLHATAQGRVVLHSGTMAMGQGLQTTYTQMISDTLGIAMDKIDVVQGDTDLATGFGSVGSRSLFVGGTAVAVSSNDLIQKAREKAANVLETSIEDIEYQGGMLTVVGTDRRISLFDLAEKEGGAKLSVDSEGEVDGPSWPNGTHICEVEIDPETGVSKVVRYTTVDDVGVAVNPMLVTGQIHGGVAQGIGQALYEGVSYDADGQLLTASYQDYCIPRADDVPPIVVTLDDSAPCRTNPLGAKGCGESGAIGGPPCVTNGVMDALAELGITQLNTPLTPQKIWQAIRDAKVGG
- a CDS encoding dihydrodipicolinate synthase family protein — encoded protein: MSDFRGVFPYLVSPVAADGAVRTNVLAKLCDDLIGAGVHGLTPLGSTGEFAYLNAAQRTAVVQTTIEAARGRVPVVAGVASTSTADAVAQAKAYQKLGADGILAILEAYFPLADAQIESYFRAIADAVDIPVVIYTNPQFQRSDLTLEIIARLAEHPRIGYIKDASTNTGRLLSIMNRCGDALRVFSASAHIPAAVMLIGGLGWMAGPACIIPRQSVALYDLCKAGRWDEAMALQRRLWRINEAFARFNLAACIKAGLAIQGYDVGDPVPPQAALTADARKVVEAALRELA
- a CDS encoding acyl-CoA dehydrogenase family protein, with translation MDLSFNAEERAFQDEVRGFIARNLTEEMKRATALTPSVFSDPDIGMAWQRTLHKQGWGAPGWPVEHGGPDWTPAQRWIFETESARAGVPNVNVMGVKMVGPVIIGFGSPEQKNFYLPRILSGEDYWCQGYSEPGSGSDLSSLKTRAVRDGDDYIINGTKIWTTHAHHANRMFALVRTSDGPRQQDGISFILIDMKTPGITTRPILTIGGDHEVNQVFFDDVRVPVANRVGEEGKGWTYGKYLLEFERGSGIASAKLREGLKAIAELAESDLTGRAIDSPDIATRISEVEVDIDALEMTELRVLSALQTGQNPGAVSSILKLRNSEIRQAVTRLGADVIGHDALAVEPMRPLYKLNHEQAMPEEMLTVMPEYLNGRAYTIFGGTSEIQRDIIAKMMLGI
- a CDS encoding acyl-CoA dehydrogenase family protein; translation: MDLNLSDEQRLLRESAERFVAESYDADHRRKMANDPLGFSPAVWKQFAELGWLALPIAEECGGLGGSAVEIGILMEAFGRGLVSEPYIASVVLGAALIERCGSMAQKQAILPKIADGSLKLALAHSERAARFDLARVATTATKTGQGWRLAGSKIAVLDGHAADEIIVSGHIHDHQGPSTRIGLFLVSATTPNVAISDYERLGGGRACNIELSDAQLPEDALLGNGHDALPAIEWAVDRAMAALGAEAVGIMQVLLDTTLEYTKIRKQFGRPLAANQVIRHRLADMAVQVDEARSMALRAALKLDADPVERARAASGAKAKIGKSARFVGEQSIQLHGGMGVTEELEVGAYFKRLVAFDTLFGGSAHHYGRHALLGRPTVPA
- a CDS encoding S1C family serine protease, coding for MNRRYAIIAAAFAALLLVVTAVKVQHAPWTTPSARAVEQRGPLSEAERATIDIFERVSPSVVQVAVRSAATPVMGEEGQGGASGTGFVWDRDGHLVTNNHVVANGGEIAVRFASGEVARVDLIGTAPNYDLAVLRIRSVRELPPQVALGSSTDLKVGQSAFAIGNPFGLDQSMTSGIISALKRRLPTHGGREIANVIQTDAAINPGNSGGPLLDSAGRLIGVTTAIISPSGSNAGIGFAVPVDVVNRIVPELIRNGRVPTPGIGIVAASEDVSTRLGVQGVIVVRTAPGSPAEQAGIRGVNLSTGTVGDIITAVEGKPVRRLSDLTDALEQAGAGKTVRLTVKRDSDTRDINVGIIDIERS